The nucleotide sequence TGAACACGGTGTGTATCAGGCAATCTTCAACATTGAATTTATAAGTAGCCAGCTGGGTATATACCTAGACCCAGGGCtggtggaacggaacagaacggaacaaTAAACAAGTcaggaaaaaatcttattgagaacggaacagaacggaacggaacggaacagaacaaaatgaacaaaaccagaacagaacagaacagaacagaacaaattacCTACAGTATGTATTAGCCAACTCAGCAGGTTGCAATGGGGGGGATagtgtgaatttcagctttccaaattccatcttcatttggtaaaatttagtggaaatttcgattctcaaaactcaaaaggtcaaaaatctgctggaaggttGCAGAAAGtgcagaattgctcaaaatggctgaatgaaaatcattttcaattgatttggcGGGACAAGATTACCTATAGCACATTCCAAATTTCGGTTTTTCtagatgaattttgtaaaattttgatttttttctcattttgggaccatgagtttaaaaaattcatcaaaaaattagaaacaaaatACACTgtagttcttgaaattttcagaattttttggatgGTGACGatggtgtcaaattttgcatgttAATTGTTATTTGTTAATTCGATGATTCGATCTAGCTTTCTTTGtctagttcaaaatttttctgctagGAGGGATACCCCCCTTCCCGTtagaacggaacggaacggaacaaaaCGATCGTTTCGGTCACCAGCCCTGCCTAGACTAGACTAGACCTACACGTTTAAGACTGTCCAGGACGTTGAATACATTTTAAGTAGTTGATGTTGAAGTGATATTATATAAGTGGGAACTACCTACCTTCTCGTAAATGtttaaaatcaaagaaaagttgaattttacgttccttgattaaattaaaatccttttttgttgacaattacTTCAAGAGTTTGAGTTTGTAGCAACAAATAACCTCAAAACTTTTTGTAATCACTTTCAGTCGCAAAAAGGTGCTTACCTATTCATTTATAtagatttttgactttttgagcaCTTACTATCAATGTAGGTAtagaataaaataggtaatccAACCACTCTTCTGTACGTACCTAAAATAATTAGCagattgttttttgtttttgaattttttgtattcatttactcaacttgAATGGATCAAATTGGGTTCCAGTTTTATTCTCTACGTAGGTATTAACTTAACTCCaactgatggaaaatttttgaaatcagcatcaATAATGCATCATTGGTTCAGTTGgtaagtgtttgaaaaattaaaaactgttcTCTCAAATAAAACGTTTattattaatacctacttaaagaCTTAAATAGGAAACacgataaacaaaatttcacaaaacatTACTTCATACGATGATTTTGTTAAATTAGACCTGATACAtataaatattatttacaaatatttatatttaattttaaatatggcaaatcaaaaattaataaagccCAAAGTTTTAAGCTTCGTCGAACAATAATGCGATGAATTGTATTtgtataatgtaaaaaaaaaaaaacacgacttcaAAAACACAGAGGATATCTAATAACTTAATAACTATAATTGAGCAAAAGTGGTAATACTGAATACTTACAGAATATGTACGTCAACGCATGCGatctaattttgcaaaaaattaccgtTAGGTACAAGAAGTCACTTTACACATAGATAAATTTTAATGCTAATGACTACCTACTACATCTAATATTTACAATCACATTATAAATAAATGGCACGGGAGCTTATTAATATATAAACGCttgaaattaaataataatgcaAACATTGAAAAACTTGTTAACACGGAAATTATTAGAATAAGCGTAACGTTTCCTTCCGATACCAACTTGTAAAGTGTTTATATTATCTAACTCTATGCCAGTGTTAACAAACTATCAATTGTAGGctaataaattaaataatgGTCGGACCCGTATGACGCAGGTAAGAAAAATCCTCGCCTCGAAATCGAACTTTAAAAACGTACAGTCTACTTTTAAGTACATAGAAATAggcaataaaaaacaaaaattaaaatacattcaACAGAACTGGCATATTAATCACCGGAGCAAATcgcatttgataaaaaataaagttatagataatacatacataacttatgagagaaaaaaagaataattctaAGTATGTATTAAATGTTTCAAATCCATATTTATCACAATTAAAGGAACTTATATAACTCCTCTGGATTTATttcttagggggggggggggggggaaatccAAAAGGGAGGTGGTTATACGTATACTTGTTATTTTATTCGCAAGGGCTtttaattcgttatttttttaaaattgattttttttttcaaattgaacggATAGGTTTAGATAAGTAGATTTTGATGCAGCTCAATCACAGCCCTTATATTATAGGTAATGCCACTGCACTATAGCCTAATTTTATATTGTTTCGtttgaatttgtaaatattttttttgaacaggttAATTATAAAATCTGATAATTTAAAAACGACTAGCACTTTATAAACATATTTATCTACGACTTTATCACGAgagattttcataaaatcaattAGCATCTTATGTTTTACTTATAAATGCGAAATCCGTCAACCTGAGATGttgaccagttcagttgaagAGTATCGATTGAAATTTATCCTTAAAAACTAACACGTTACAATTAAATTAGGAGGTAATCACACAGTGATAAATAGGAACTTTTTAAGCTTTGTCTGTAATGTATGGATACCATACATAATGAAAAGCTAATGCGAACCAGCTGGCATCCGTTTATTACTGAGAATTTCTGGTAACACAGATGAAGTGTGTACATCAGCTGAGAAAGGCCTTTCGATTAACTGGACCTgcgaataaaaatgattttcgattgttaaaattttcaagaacatGTAGCCTACGTAGTAGGTAAATTAAGGAAATAATACACTTCGAGGATAAATACCTTATAAGCTCCGGGATTCAGCGTGATTCCAAAGTACCCTTCTAGACTCGGTAAAGTATGTCCTTCGGGTAATTGAATATTAAACGTATgtaaaatgcacgaaaaaaataaaaatatctccATTCGAGCGAGAAATTCTCCTAAACACGTTCTTCTTcctacaaaataaaaaacaaaaatcaacatCAATATTACCTGctttatcaatttgaaaaatacgtaagCTTAAGAATGAGCTACACCCTAAAATcttctataggtaggtaattctaaTTTCATACCTCAATGTTAATTTCTACCAACTATAAAAAATCTTAGGTCTTCACCCCCTTTCAGTTTTGGCCCTCagtcaaaaattctcgaaggtattttaaaaaatgaatgaaaagaatTGAACTGCGAATAGGTATTGTTTCTATTCAACTTCAGCCCGGGGCAAGGATCTATTGGTTTGGCAATTATTAAAACCCTACCAGGCACTCTTCATTTTTAACATCggaaaaaaactaataaaagtTATTAATTACGCAGTAGGCATCGCTCACGTTTTTTCTGTTTCGATTGCGAAAAAGAATTTCAATCATATCTTTCATGACcaacatttcgaaaatttaaccgaaaaaaaagtcctaataattaaatattattaCACATATTAAGGTTGGCTTAAATGCTTCAATTACGAATGATCATGCGAGAAACACAAATACATGtgtacatttttataattacaTTCGCAAACGACCAGTGTGTAATTTACATACACCTAAATCGTATCGCAGTTAAAAACCTGTAATTAAAGGGACGGGTGTGATTTTCGATGGGTTTCAAGcgatagaattttaatttttgtttcagtcAACGAAATTACAAAGAGAAAATTGGCGCcataaaaattagttttcaatGAATTGATTAGAGGTAGCGGGGCATGTAGTAGGTAGCTCGATACTTAATGATTAAATTTGCAAGTAATTTAAAATAACCTAACTTAGTCTAAATCATTCAATTCTTATCATCAGCTTACCAATTCCAAAAGGTATGAAATGATCTGGTTTGGTCACTCTGCCTTCAGAGTTTAAAAAACGActaggtaaaaatttttcaggtgATTCCCATAATTCTGGATCGTTATTGACTGCGTAAATCAGAGGAacaatttctgtattttttggGATTAGGTAGCCTTTGAAATAGACATCTCTATAAacacagacaaaaaaaaattacgttaataTAATTACGGTAGACGTTGTATTGTATACTACATATTACGTAATTTATTGATAGGTGTATTTCTGAACCACCTATACAAAAACCAAGTTTTATAACATACATTAGGCAATTAGCAGAGTTGTTCCGATTCGAATCGCGTACGGAATCGCAAAGCCGCGGTTCTTTTGCGGTTCTCTCTACAATAGAAAATTTACAATCTTTGAAATCTTGgttcccaaattttcaagattcagccatgtaaaaaaaagttctaaattgatttcttcaatttctacCCTAGATAGATAATTAGTACCTAGTTCCAGGaatgaaatggttttttttcggttttttcgcTCAATATtggtttgttttaaaatttaaaaaaaaattggaaccgcAAATATGCGATTCTATTATGAGAATCGCACTTTTGAGAACCGCGATTATTTTAGGATGAGAATCGCAACATCTCTGGCATTAGGATAATCATTCATAATAATAAGATTCGTTCAACCAGGAGCCTTTAACGCGCTTTACAAGCCAGAAATATAGGCTAATCGATTTCACTTTGTGTGGTAGTCGAtgaaataaaatcgaataaGTCGACATTTGTGGGTAAAAACAATTCATTTCTTctattcgaaatttcgaaataGGTAGGTGAGTAATAGAGTTGTACTCAACTACAATGTTGACTTAGGGAACAAGTCTAACggataaaaatataggtaatcaTTCGAATTTCGATCACATGATTAGAGTGTAAATGTTATAAACCACCTGATTCGACAAATCAACAAATCGACTACTtaggtacatacgtaggtaggtaggtaccaattaagaaatacgagtaaataaataaCCGCGGGCGACAAATCGCAGATAATTAACACAAATGCTTACTTCATAGTGGCGTGCGAATTTCCTAACGGCACGATGCTAGATTTCCTTAAAACCTCTAATATAGTCGATTCGGTGATTGGTAAATATGGTAAATCTTCGAAAGTTGGTAGTCGTTTCCTTCCCACCACAGCGTCCAATTCAGCCTGAATGGATTTAGCGACGTCCGGATAATGTAACATGTATATTATGCTCCAGTGTAAGGTCGTCTTAGTTGTTTCCATACCAGCTGTGTATAAATCGACGATAATTTGCCTTATTTGAGAATTATGATCTTTGCCATCGAACAGGTTTTCACTGTTACCGTTACGTTCGGCTCTTTGTATTTCTGATAGATAAAAGTCTAAAACGTCCCTGGTGTTCGACTCGTTGAATGATCTCTTATGATCGTCGattatgttttggaaaaattgatgagtttgttttttattttcttcgattttcttGAACTCTTTTAAAAAGAACGGAAAGAAGCgcagaaatggaaaataattcaatagcACGATTCCTCCAAAAAGTCTGAAACCTTCTTCCATTTTCATCATAAGGTTTTTGAATACTGGATCGTTGAAACTGAATCGTACGCTCATCAATAGCGAACAAATAACGTTGCTGATAGAAATGACGAAACTGTGATTTAAATCGATTGCGCGgcctttttgatttttcaaattttccaacaacaaTTTGACTTCTCCCTGTGAAACAAATTATATATCACATTATTTTACTTTTCGCGAACTTATTAGGAAAAGTTCATTGTCAAACAGTTGAATTTTATCTTTACACTTACCATGATTCTACTTTCCAACTGATTGTTGTTTTTACGATTAAAAATTGTCATACCGAACCATCGCAGACAAGCGTGCAAAAATCTTCGCTGTTCTTTCCAAATATGGCCTTGGGTGTTTATAATACCTGAAGAAATAACGAAAAATACATTGAAGGTAACATTGTCTCAAAATTGCttcagtataggtacctacctatcttagaTATATTCATCTCAAAAGTGCactgcattttttaaatacccATCCAAAAcaccaaagttttttttttttcattatttctttcCGTTTCAAAATGACATGTGTGCTTCATTTTcttagtttcatttttgaaaactcgttaCAATTGCATTTTGAGTTAGACGTGtaaaagccttgctttttttcagaaaggaAAGAATTAACACTGCAGGCCCtggtatatgtaggtattgtaaaaaTCACTTcgcaattaaaattaaataaaggcGGCGCCCATTGGAAAGTACAAtgcaaaaaagaacaacaaaaaatgaaaaaaaaatagcaattactccttttttttttagaaagtacCCACTCGTCCAAAATTTATCGCTTTCACATGATTGGTAAACATTGATAAACctgcttcgaaaaaaaaaatgtaaccagACGAGAGACGAGGAACGTGCGATGCGGTCTAGTCTGGCTAACACTTAATGGAAAGAGGTTCCAGAGAATAGAAGTCAGACAACTTTGCAAACTTCCTTAGAGAACAACTTGCTCACACACGAGGCGCCAGGTATTTTGGGTGACCACAGTAGGCACAGTCTAGGTTGATCAATGAAGGGAGGAGGCAATCCGCTTCAACCTGCCTTAATCGTAAATTATTTGAGCGCTAGTCTTAAACTCGTTCTTAGCGTGTTATTATTATCTAACCTATCAATTTTTACACCGTTGTTAATTATGATTTATGACGTAGTAGAAAATTACAATGCAttggtgaaattatttttaaaatacataattaatatGTAATTTACACCGAATGTTTACTTTTAATCAAACATTTCgatgctttgattttttttcttcttcaatgaAAAAAGATCCCCTAAATAACTGCAATTTATGCAGACACGTGCAAGGAGGAGGAACCAATCATCGCAAGAAAAAAACTCACGTTCTTTATAGATCATCTAATTTTGAGGATAATTAATTTTACGAATAACTTCCATCGATTGTGTtttgttcatttgttttttaaaaaaatgattgacgcttctttaaaataatttgtaatAATATTCACAGCAAAAGCaaatatagaaaaattaattacgcgatcgattttttttgacattgatattttttactttGGTTCAttcaattgttcaaaattgaattcccTGTATGttcaaggaaaaaataaatataggtatagaCGCAAGCTTATAAACGCCTTCAAGTAATCATCGTGGCAACTTGACAAACGTAATTGGGAAGCTCATTTTGTACACAATCAAAAAACCTCAAATCCATACAAATAAGTCTTGCTTTTCTCCCCGTCCCCTCATCTTCCCAAAAATAAAGCCCGTTTAACGTTGTGCATTGAAATagtctgatgaaattttcaagccctCCTCAATGCtaatgtaaacaaaatttccaTTCTAGGCTTCAAACGCTCATTTTCTAATGACcgattcgttttcaaaaatttcaataaagtaCCACCTAATTAATgttcaagaaattaaaaattgtaattttttggtttcaagacggtttttttcttcaatagatgaactttttattgaagaaattgacgaaaaaattatttttcgatcaATTGTGTGGTATAATACTAGGGACAATAAGCGTTCCTTCTTAGCCGTTTGGGTACTTTTAGTTACGATGTAAAACTATCTATTTGCGAAACACGTCAAATCGTCAACGTAATACATTATAATGAGAAGGCGAACGAAATCTCATATTTCTTCCATAGAGGAACGCAAACTTCGTATGATTCGCATCTATTCGAACAAGAGTGTTAA is from Planococcus citri chromosome 1, ihPlaCitr1.1, whole genome shotgun sequence and encodes:
- the LOC135831871 gene encoding cytochrome P450 18a1-like; translation: MALRFGRFWNYFDVTALSFIAVCLSIILVYRKYKNLPPGPWGLPFVGYLCSIINENVHDKYFELSKKYGKIFSVKLGQKNVVIISDPRMLKEAFNKEEFNGRPSNEFYKLLGGYGIINTQGHIWKEQRRFLHACLRWFGMTIFNRKNNNQLESRIMGEVKLLLENLKNQKGRAIDLNHSFVISISNVICSLLMSVRFSFNDPVFKNLMMKMEEGFRLFGGIVLLNYFPFLRFFPFFLKEFKKIEENKKQTHQFFQNIIDDHKRSFNESNTRDVLDFYLSEIQRAERNGNSENLFDGKDHNSQIRQIIVDLYTAGMETTKTTLHWSIIYMLHYPDVAKSIQAELDAVVGRKRLPTFEDLPYLPITESTILEVLRKSSIVPLGNSHATMKDVYFKGYLIPKNTEIVPLIYAVNNDPELWESPEKFLPSRFLNSEGRVTKPDHFIPFGIGRRTCLGEFLARMEIFLFFSCILHTFNIQLPEGHTLPSLEGYFGITLNPGAYKVQLIERPFSADVHTSSVLPEILSNKRMPAGSH